One segment of Triticum aestivum cultivar Chinese Spring chromosome 2A, IWGSC CS RefSeq v2.1, whole genome shotgun sequence DNA contains the following:
- the LOC123185842 gene encoding GDSL esterase/lipase At5g55050 has translation MAGHGWPFALVALCALELALRGACAGDAPAPAPGPAPERLVPAIFVFGDSTVDVGNNNKLPDCTPACRANYPKYGVDYPSHEPTGRFSNGYNLADQLAQILGFDESPPAFQSLPEKGIARQMKNGINFASGGSGLQNKTGQKLCGQLHCMADQVGKFTSAVKKMGKGSGDLLSRSLFFISVGSNDLFEYADPDSPPSKRNDTAFLESLVAYYRGYLEDLHAAGARKFSIVSPALLGCCPSQRAIAKKHDDIDEFGCFGAANNLSRQLYPMLASMLQDLSRDRAGMNYSVCDSATMAEMIFKPGGGAGFDLTVLDTTCCGGAGKCNSSAKLCHNHDNYMFWDSYHPTKAASGLAAMALFSDPGMYVHPINVEALAES, from the exons ATGGCCGGCCATGGCTGGCCGTTCGCGCTCGTCGCGCTGTGCGCGCTCGAGCTCGCGCTGCGAGGCGCCTGCGCCGGCGATGCGCCCGCGCCCGCCCCCGGCCCCGCACCGGAGCGGCTCGTGCCGGCCATCTTCGTGTTCGGGGACTCGACGGTGGACGTCGGCAACAACAACAAGCTGCCGGACTGCACGCCCGCCTGCAGGGCCAACTACCCCAAGTACGGCGTCGACTACCCCTCCCACGAGCCCACCGGCCGCTTCAGCAATGGCTACAACCTTGCTGACCAGCTAG CTCAGATTCTTGGATTCGACGAGAGCCCACCTGCTTTCCAATCACTCCCGGAGAAGGGCATCGCCCGACAGATGAAAAACGGCATCAACTTCGCATCGGGGGGTTCAGGCCTACAGAATAAAACCGGCCAAAAACTT TGCGGGCAGCTGCACTGCATGGCCGACCAAGTCGGGAAGTTCACGTCGGCCGTCAAGAAGATGGGGAAGGGCTCAGGCGACCTCCTCTCCAGATCCCTCTTCTTCATCAGCGTCGGCAGCAACGACCTGTTCGAGTACGCCGACCCCGACAGCCCGCCCTCTAAGCGCAACGACACCGCCTTCTTGGAAAGCCTGGTCGCATACTACAGGGGCTACCTGGAGGACTTGCACGCCGCCGGGGCGAGGAAGTTCAGCATCGTCAGCCCGGCGCTGCTGGGGTGCTGCCCGTCGCAGAGGGCGATCGCCAAGAAACACGATGACATCGACGAGTTCGGCTGCTTCGGCGCGGCCAACAACCTCTCCAGGCAGCTGTACCCCATGCTAGCCTCGATGCTCCAGGACCTCAGCCGTGATCGGGCCGGCATGAACTACTCCGTCTGCGACTCGGCGACGATGGCCGAAATGATCTTCAAACCCGGCGGCGGAGCTGGCTTCG ACCTGACGGTGCTAGACACGACGTGCTGCGGCGGCGCCGGCAAGTGCAACTCCTCCGCCAAGCTCTGCCACAACCACGACAACTACATGTTCTGGGACAGCTACCATCCGACGAAAGCCGCGTCGGGTCTGGCCGCGATGGCGCTCTTCAGCGACCCCGGCATGTACGTCCACCCCATCAACGTGGAGGCGCTGGCGGAGTCGTAG